A single Aspergillus chevalieri M1 DNA, chromosome 3, nearly complete sequence DNA region contains:
- the TAF13 gene encoding putative transcription initiation factor TFIID subunit 13 (COG:K;~EggNog:ENOG410PPQF;~InterPro:IPR009072,IPR003195;~PFAM:PF02269;~go_function: GO:0046982 - protein heterodimerization activity [Evidence IEA];~go_process: GO:0006366 - transcription by RNA polymerase II [Evidence IEA]), with protein sequence MAEPRARVARHKGQMNFPSERMLSPRLSYRSIRRSHAHLSTVRLLLLAYGDPSPHPSFPPEPLPETVRVLDEIVTDFILEMCHGAAQYASYSRRQKIKVDDFRFALRRDPNKLGRVQELLRMERELKEARKAFDQNDDQIANLKDAGKKGMDEVEDGDATSVAGKKNKGKNKRGARRDSDATEETISKKRKQG encoded by the coding sequence atgGCGGAGCCAAGAGCGCGCGTTGCGAGACACAAGGGCCAGATGAACTTTCCATCTGAGCGTATGCTTTCACCCCGATTGAGTTATCGCTCGATAAGACGTTCACATGCTCACCTATCTACAGTCCGCCTCCTCCTTCTCGCCTACGGAGATCCAAGTCCCCATCCATCATTCCCCCCCGAGCCGCTCCCTGAAACAGTTCGCGTGCTAGATGAGATCGTCACCGACTTCATTCTCGAAATGTGTCACGGAGCCGCGCAGTACGCCTCCTACTCGCGGCGCCAAAAGATCAAGGTGGATGATTTTCGATTTGCGCTGCGCCGTGACCCCAACAAGCTCGGTCGTGTCCAGGAATTGCTACGGATGGAGCGTGAGCTGAAGGAGGCGCGGAAGGCGTTCGATCAGAATGATGATCAGATTGCGAACTTGAAGGATGCTGGAAAGAAGGGGATGGATGAAGTTGAGGACGGGGATGCGACCTCGGTTGCAGGGAAAAAGAATAAGGGCAAGAACAAGAGGGGTGCTAGGAGAGATTCGGACGCGACTGAGGAGACCATCTCGAAAAAACGA